Genomic window (Fusarium oxysporum f. sp. lycopersici 4287 chromosome 11, whole genome shotgun sequence):
TCGGACTCCAGCCTCTCTGGAACCAACAGTCAGCCGACAGTCACCTTACCTTACGGAAACATAGATGATGGAGTAAAAATGAGTCGAGACTTACCAATCTTGTCCTCCAACATCTGGCGATGCCCAGCTGGAAACCCCGGCTTCCGCCTCCCCCCATACTCACACTCAACCTTTGCCTTCTCACAGCGCTGACAGGCCGGTAATCGGCGGTCGCACTTTGCCTTGCGTTGCTTGCACCTCTCACATCTGCACGATCAGTCATTAACCTTCTCCACTCTGTCTATTTCCGGGGAAAGTCAttaagagaaaaaaaaagaagtaaCATACGAGGCCATGGCTGTTTCGGTCTATGTTTCGCCGTCAGGGTTGCATTTTACGTGCAGAAACTTCGGGGCATGTTGGCCCTTAAATGCCGACCCAGTATTCAGATTTGTCTTCCACGTGATGGTCCAGAACCCCCTTGAGCTTTCTGCTAGCGTACCCCAGATTTTCCCCAATGACCCCGTGGGAATGGGCCGAGAGGGGGGGCTGGTCTCGGTCGAAGTGGTCCCGAGTACAGGACGTGGCGAGTGAGAGGGATGTATATAGCCATGGGCTGAGCCAGCATCAAACTCCTGCTCTCATCCTAGTCGTtcaatcttgaccttggcatTGCACCGAGTTTTACTTTTCTGCTTCAGTGCTTATTGTATTCGCAATGGCTTCTCCAGAAGTAACTACCACCATGGCTCTGCCGCCATCGCCTGTTGATACCAAGCGTTGGTGGAAATCGCCCAATCTGCGCACCCTGAACTTTCTCATGATGATCCCACTTCTGTCGATCTTTTCCCAAGGGTTCGTCTCCATCCCCCCATATCCTCTCATTCAAGCTAATGTGATGCCTAGTTTCGATGGAAGTATGATGAACGGTCTGCAGTCCGTCACCCACTGGCAGACTTACTTCGGCACTCCAACGGGAGCTATGCTGGGCTTCTTTAACGCCGCCTATCCCCTGGGCGGTATCTTGGGCACGTTTCTCATCTCCCCCGCGGCCGATAACTTTGGACGAAGATGGGGTCTAGCTACTGGCGCTGCTCTTTGCTGTATTGGTGCAGCTATCCAGGGCGCTGCTATGAATATTGCCATGTTTATCATCTCACGAGTCATCATCGGCGCAGGCAGCGTTGTCGTTGCTGGAGTTGGTGCTCCTTACATCACGGAGATTGCGCACCCTGCTCAGCGAAGTACGGCTACAGCACTGTTTCTCACCTTTTACTCTGTCGGATCCATCATTGCCGGCTGGTGTACTTTTGGTACTTTCCGCATTGACAGCACTGCATCTTGGCGTATTCCTTCAGCGCTGCAGGGCCTTCCCTCCGTTATCCAGCTTCTCTTTGTCTGGTTTGTCCCAGAGTCACCCAGATGGCTCGTCAGCAAGGGTCGCAACGATGAGGCTCTTCAGATGCTCGCCAAGTACCATGGCGAAGGCGACTCCTCTGACCCTGTTGTTCAGTTTGAGTACAATGAGATTCTTGAGACGCTGAGTGCAGAGGCATCTGAGCATAACAACATCTTTGTCTTCCTCAAGGACTTGGGAAGCACTCCTGGTAACCGCAGGCGCATGTTTATCATGGTCTGGGCCGCTATCTGC
Coding sequences:
- a CDS encoding hypothetical protein (At least one base has a quality score < 10), with amino-acid sequence MASPEVTTTMALPPSPVDTKRWWKSPNLRTLNFLMMIPLLSIFSQGFDGSMMNGLQSVTHWQTYFGTPTGAMLGFFNAAYPLGGILGTFLISPAADNFGRRWGLATGAALCCIGAAIQGAAMNIAMFIISRVIIGAGSVVVAGVGAPYITEIAHPAQRSTATALFLTFYSVGSIIAGWCTFGTFRIDSTASWRIPSALQGLPSVIQLLFVWFVPESPRWLVSKGRNDEALQMLAKYHGEGDSSDPVVQFEYNEILETLSAEASEHNNIFVFLKDLGSTPGNRRRMFIMVWAAICSQMSGNAFVSYYLSPILHSVGLNSDLQQTLINATNQMLSWFSAIYFATLPAKVGRRKLFLWSLAAIWVIDICITAGSAVFAKDNNNKAAAYTVVAFLYLFSPAYNLGFNGNLGLYIPEILPYRMRTKGLSFFYFVQFCFMMLSTFVVPIGLKDITWKFYIIFVGWVMVEFVGVYLVFPETKGPSLEEIAWIFDGPSGGVGMHSARVEGKTSTIVEHTDGKESV